In Clostridium swellfunianum, a genomic segment contains:
- a CDS encoding Gx transporter family protein produces MKKTQKLTFIAVLVAQALILYLIERMLPIPFIAPGAKLGLSNIITVVCLYLFNLKDAFTVIVLRIILSTLFGGSLSSFLYSISGGLLSLISMYFIKRIGRDNISIIGVSITGAFFHNLGQILMAAAVIRNINIIVYLPILSAAGIGTGFFVGITARYLMLYVRRLPFYSTVNNNKSFKGD; encoded by the coding sequence ATGAAAAAAACACAAAAGTTAACATTTATTGCTGTGCTTGTAGCGCAGGCACTCATACTTTACTTAATTGAAAGAATGCTTCCTATACCATTTATAGCTCCCGGAGCTAAGCTTGGCCTCTCTAATATTATTACTGTAGTCTGCTTATACTTATTTAATCTTAAGGATGCTTTTACTGTAATAGTACTTAGAATTATACTTTCTACCCTATTTGGTGGATCTCTTTCAAGCTTCTTATACAGTATATCTGGAGGACTTTTAAGTCTTATCTCTATGTACTTTATTAAAAGAATTGGAAGGGACAATATAAGTATTATAGGTGTAAGTATAACCGGTGCTTTCTTTCATAACCTAGGACAAATATTAATGGCTGCGGCAGTTATTCGTAATATAAATATTATAGTTTATCTCCCTATTCTATCTGCAGCAGGTATAGGAACAGGTTTTTTTGTAGGCATTACTGCTAGATATTTAATGCTCTACGTTAGAAGACTGCCATTTTACTCAACCGTAAACAATAATAAATCTTTTAAGGGTGATTAA
- a CDS encoding FAD:protein FMN transferase has translation MKNKSKVYKSIVIASIIALPIALSGCRYRAEQPVDKTETILGTVCTVKLYDHISDSNFNKVFDRLKEIEAKMTINKDNSEVIDINNAAGKKYVKVSDDTFEVIEKGLYFSSLYNKFDITIGPIVKLWNIGFDNVRVPNNTEIKSKLSLVDYKDVLISKDEKTVMLKREGMMLDLGGIAKGYAADEAIRVLKENGVQHAIVNLGGNVMTLGERPDGKQWTIGIQHPFTNRGNHVGTVKVANKTVVTSGIYERYIKEGDKIYHHIIDKDTGYPVDNNLLSVTIITNKSVDGDGFSKIFALGLEKGMDYAKNLKDVDAIFITKDNKIYITPGLKDNFELTDSSFQLIK, from the coding sequence ATGAAGAATAAATCTAAAGTATATAAATCAATAGTGATTGCTTCTATTATAGCTTTACCTATAGCGCTATCTGGATGTAGATATAGAGCAGAACAGCCAGTAGATAAGACCGAGACCATTCTTGGAACTGTATGCACTGTTAAACTTTATGATCATATATCGGATAGTAATTTTAATAAGGTGTTTGATAGATTGAAAGAAATTGAAGCTAAAATGACTATAAATAAAGATAATAGTGAAGTAATTGATATTAACAATGCTGCAGGTAAGAAATATGTTAAAGTTTCTGATGATACTTTCGAAGTTATAGAAAAAGGGCTATACTTCAGCAGTCTTTATAACAAGTTTGATATTACTATAGGTCCTATTGTAAAGTTGTGGAATATAGGTTTTGATAATGTGAGGGTTCCAAATAATACGGAAATAAAATCTAAGCTTTCATTAGTAGATTATAAAGATGTATTAATAAGTAAAGATGAAAAAACGGTAATGTTAAAAAGAGAAGGGATGATGCTTGATCTTGGTGGAATAGCAAAGGGTTATGCTGCAGATGAAGCTATTAGAGTTTTGAAAGAAAATGGTGTTCAGCACGCTATAGTGAATTTAGGCGGCAATGTTATGACTCTAGGGGAAAGGCCTGATGGAAAACAATGGACAATTGGAATACAACATCCTTTTACAAACAGAGGGAATCATGTTGGAACAGTTAAAGTGGCTAACAAGACTGTAGTCACATCTGGAATTTATGAGAGATATATAAAAGAGGGAGATAAAATATATCATCATATAATTGATAAAGATACAGGATACCCTGTTGATAATAATCTATTAAGTGTTACAATAATTACAAATAAATCTGTTGATGGTGATGGATTCTCAAAGATATTTGCATTAGGTTTAGAAAAAGGTATGGATTACGCTAAGAACTTAAAGGATGTAGATGCAATATTCATCACTAAAGACAATAAAATTTATATTACCCCAGGACTAAAAGATAATTTTGAGCTTACAGACTCTAGCTTTCAGCTTATTAAGTAA
- a CDS encoding polyprenyl synthetase family protein, giving the protein MNRFWDKYPSIKIELEKVVAIMKENAKNREKTIENSILGLIDSGGKLLRPGFLIISGKFGEFNSDKLCNLAAVMEMLHMATLVHDDIVDEAKTRRGKETVQSKYGKDYAVYMGDLLFCRCFMALSNNTSMENMKLLSEAIYNICTGEIEQLTSHFSQDISTKKYLKRIAAKTAELFSLSFYVGAYESSCSNEMINNLSKIGYDIGMAFQIIDDILDYNSSSDIVGKPTGNDLREGIYTLPLIYAFKQDKIRLTPLLSKDNYSDEDISKIISITNELGGIDKARALAKRYTDRAFIRMEKLPDGDNKQLLIDITQKLLWREY; this is encoded by the coding sequence ATGAACAGATTTTGGGATAAATATCCTTCCATAAAAATAGAGCTTGAAAAAGTAGTAGCTATTATGAAAGAAAACGCAAAAAACCGTGAAAAGACTATTGAGAATTCTATTCTTGGATTGATAGATTCAGGTGGAAAGTTGTTGAGACCAGGTTTTCTTATAATTTCAGGCAAGTTTGGTGAGTTTAATTCAGATAAGCTATGCAATCTTGCTGCTGTAATGGAAATGCTTCACATGGCTACTTTAGTTCACGATGATATAGTAGATGAAGCAAAGACAAGACGCGGCAAAGAAACAGTCCAATCAAAATACGGTAAAGATTATGCTGTATATATGGGAGATTTATTGTTTTGCAGATGCTTTATGGCATTATCAAATAATACTTCAATGGAAAATATGAAATTGCTTTCTGAAGCGATTTATAATATATGTACTGGAGAAATAGAACAGCTTACTTCTCATTTCTCTCAAGATATTAGTACCAAAAAATATCTAAAGAGAATTGCTGCTAAAACTGCAGAACTTTTTTCTCTCAGCTTCTATGTTGGCGCTTATGAAAGTTCCTGCTCTAACGAAATGATTAATAATTTATCAAAAATTGGATATGATATAGGAATGGCATTTCAAATAATCGATGATATATTAGACTATAACAGCAGCTCTGATATAGTAGGTAAACCGACTGGCAATGATCTTCGTGAAGGTATCTATACTCTTCCATTGATATATGCATTTAAGCAGGATAAAATCCGCTTAACACCACTTTTATCAAAAGATAATTACAGCGATGAAGATATTTCAAAGATAATTAGTATTACAAATGAATTAGGTGGAATAGATAAGGCAAGGGCCTTAGCAAAGAGATATACTGATAGAGCTTTTATAAGAATGGAAAAGCTACCAGATGGCGATAACAAACAGCTGCTTATAGATATTACTCAAAAGCTTTTGTGGAGAGAATATTAA
- a CDS encoding aldo/keto reductase → MQYRKFGKHDFEVSALGYGCMRLPFDDGDDSKINEEEAIKLIRYSIDNGVNYIDTAYPYHKGNSEVIVGKALKDGYREKVKIATKSPVWLVKSYEDFDKYLDEQLAKLQTDHIDMYLLHALGRDRWEHLKQLNVFKFLEEAVERGKIKHVGFSFHDEFSVFKEIVDAYDWDFCQIQYNYIDTDYQAGEEGLRYAASKGMAVIIMEPLKGGKLAKNPPKEIKELWATAEAERTPADWALRWIWNHHEVTLVLSGMGAIDQIVENIKIASDSFPNALMQEEILLVEAIKNRYNELIKVNCTACNYCMPCPFGVNIPRNFSLLNESSMYNDVNGYSFSYNNFFAEENRANRCAECGLCETKCPQNLPIRQHLKEVHAVLGRA, encoded by the coding sequence ATGCAGTATAGAAAGTTTGGGAAACATGACTTTGAAGTTTCAGCGCTTGGTTATGGTTGTATGAGGCTTCCATTTGATGATGGCGACGATTCAAAAATAAATGAAGAAGAAGCTATTAAATTAATAAGATATTCTATTGATAATGGTGTAAACTACATAGATACAGCTTACCCATATCATAAGGGAAACAGTGAAGTTATTGTTGGCAAGGCTTTAAAAGATGGCTATAGAGAAAAAGTCAAGATTGCTACAAAATCTCCTGTTTGGCTTGTAAAATCTTATGAGGATTTTGATAAATATTTAGATGAGCAGCTAGCTAAGCTTCAAACAGATCATATAGATATGTATTTGCTTCATGCTCTCGGAAGAGACAGGTGGGAACATTTAAAACAACTTAATGTATTTAAGTTCCTAGAAGAAGCAGTTGAAAGAGGAAAGATAAAGCATGTGGGATTTTCCTTCCATGATGAATTTTCTGTTTTCAAGGAAATAGTTGATGCTTATGACTGGGACTTCTGCCAAATCCAATATAATTACATTGATACTGACTACCAAGCTGGAGAAGAGGGACTTAGATATGCGGCTTCAAAAGGTATGGCGGTTATAATAATGGAACCACTAAAGGGAGGAAAGCTTGCTAAAAACCCTCCTAAAGAAATAAAAGAACTTTGGGCTACTGCTGAAGCTGAAAGAACTCCTGCTGACTGGGCTTTAAGATGGATTTGGAATCACCATGAAGTAACATTAGTATTAAGTGGTATGGGAGCTATAGATCAAATTGTAGAAAACATAAAAATAGCTTCTGATTCATTTCCAAATGCTCTTATGCAAGAAGAAATACTATTAGTTGAAGCTATAAAGAATAGGTATAACGAGCTTATTAAAGTTAACTGTACAGCCTGCAATTACTGCATGCCTTGTCCTTTTGGAGTTAATATACCTAGAAATTTTTCTTTGTTAAATGAGTCTTCAATGTACAACGATGTTAATGGTTATTCATTTTCATATAATAACTTTTTTGCTGAAGAGAACAGAGCAAACAGATGCGCAGAATGCGGCTTATGCGAAACTAAATGCCCTCAGAATCTTCCAATAAGACAGCATCTTAAAGAGGTGCACGCTGTACTTGGACGTGCATAA
- a CDS encoding SDR family oxidoreductase: MKIFITGSDGNIGRYFSKYFSSKHQVFNCKTDFLDITNKVKCIETIKNATPDIVIHCAALTNIDLCERDESTAYTVNTIGSLNIAYCCSMLNIPIIYLSCNYVYDGNKSGIYYETDLCTPINVYGRTKLAGEQLIRTMCSKYFIIRTSWVFGGKNCFVKNIIENKEASFFISTTEIASPTYIKDLCSVIETILSSDIYGIYNCVNLGAVKKSLMIKTSLSYLKIKKDIIEIPEEHIPNKALLPKCTIMDTSLLKNCFNINMRTWEAALLEYLDK, translated from the coding sequence ATGAAGATTTTCATAACTGGTTCAGATGGTAATATAGGGAGATATTTTAGTAAGTACTTTTCCTCGAAACATCAAGTATTTAATTGTAAAACTGATTTTTTAGATATAACTAATAAGGTTAAGTGTATTGAGACTATAAAAAATGCTACACCAGATATAGTTATTCATTGCGCTGCACTTACAAATATTGATTTATGTGAAAGAGATGAAAGCACTGCCTATACTGTAAATACTATAGGAAGCTTAAATATAGCATACTGCTGCAGTATGCTTAATATCCCAATTATATATTTGTCCTGTAATTATGTATATGATGGAAACAAAAGTGGCATTTATTATGAGACTGATTTATGTACCCCAATTAATGTGTATGGCAGGACAAAGCTTGCTGGTGAGCAGCTAATAAGAACTATGTGCAGTAAATATTTTATAATAAGAACATCCTGGGTATTCGGTGGCAAAAACTGCTTTGTTAAGAATATTATCGAAAATAAAGAAGCATCTTTCTTTATAAGTACAACTGAGATCGCCTCACCTACATACATAAAAGATCTGTGCAGTGTTATTGAAACTATCCTGTCTTCAGATATATACGGAATATATAATTGTGTTAATTTAGGTGCCGTAAAAAAATCCTTGATGATTAAAACTAGTTTGAGTTATCTAAAAATTAAAAAGGATATTATTGAAATACCTGAAGAGCATATACCTAATAAAGCACTTCTTCCTAAATGTACAATAATGGATACATCTCTACTTAAAAACTGCTTTAATATAAATATGAGAACTTGGGAAGCTGCGCTTTTGGAATACTTGGATAAATAA
- the helD gene encoding RNA polymerase recycling motor HelD, translating into MTIEAKEFKYEKDKLDSTKEWLKKEIGLIENNDTQLQTKIAILKKQAKGKYDEELETSQKLYEITRKNLNNYNEALPQPYFSRIDFREYRKEKESFYIGKFGLGDSSTGDEIVIDWRAPIADLYYSGTQGEAYYKAPIGVINGELSLKRKFLMKDNNLADAFDEGINEIILNNTAVEGNALIDEFLRVNLEESVSSKLKEVVATIQKEQNDIIRADKNGALIVQGSAGSGKTTVALHRLAYLLYKYKDKLSGDDILVIAPNKLFLDYISEVLPNLGVDKVKQKTFEEMCLEILNIKSKVLTKDKKLSEVLESSDEEYNKYITRSSKLKGMMTYKIFMDRYVRHLEKKDIDVPDITVDSYVLFESKEIKRLYGKDMSNLPINKRKDEIKRYFLLKLTEKINNIMEKIDFSFEYMIARAKKTMEEGPERRKKLIELYDERDIKKEYIRNKSKEAFNTYFDSWREINTERLYINLFNDHDLFNEISGGKVPEKLIKYILDELNNNKDKGIIDSDDLAGMLYLKFKIEGVPDKFRFQHIVIDEAQDYSPFQLYLLKSLVGNNSLTIVGDIGQGIYYYKGIEDWSKVIKDVFDEDALYTPLTQSYRSTVEIIQFANNVLKKQHNSLKPAMPVLRHGKAPEIIEFKNKEEFAKKVDLIAEEVENSGKRSMAIIGRTYDECKQIKEIMKKYSKSKWDLIKDTDKSLNPAKIIIPSYMTKGLEFDCSIIFNCNDENYKDNELDKKLLYVALTRALHLQYVFYSGSLSSIIL; encoded by the coding sequence TTGACTATAGAAGCAAAAGAATTTAAATATGAAAAAGATAAGCTTGACTCTACTAAAGAATGGCTTAAAAAAGAAATAGGCTTGATAGAAAATAATGATACACAGCTTCAGACCAAAATAGCTATACTAAAAAAACAAGCTAAAGGAAAGTATGATGAAGAACTTGAAACATCTCAAAAGCTTTATGAAATAACTCGTAAAAATCTTAACAATTACAATGAGGCCTTACCTCAGCCTTATTTTTCTAGAATTGATTTTAGAGAATACAGAAAAGAAAAAGAAAGCTTTTACATAGGGAAGTTTGGTTTAGGAGACAGCAGCACTGGAGATGAAATAGTTATTGATTGGAGAGCTCCCATCGCTGATCTTTACTATAGCGGCACTCAAGGTGAAGCTTATTACAAAGCACCTATCGGTGTAATAAATGGGGAACTTTCATTAAAAAGAAAATTTTTAATGAAAGATAATAACCTAGCTGATGCTTTTGATGAAGGTATAAACGAAATAATACTTAATAATACTGCAGTAGAAGGTAATGCTCTTATAGATGAATTTCTGCGAGTCAATTTAGAAGAAAGTGTAAGTAGTAAACTTAAGGAAGTAGTAGCAACAATACAAAAGGAACAAAACGATATTATTAGAGCTGACAAAAATGGTGCTTTAATTGTGCAAGGATCTGCTGGCTCAGGAAAAACTACTGTAGCACTTCACAGACTTGCATATCTATTATACAAGTATAAGGATAAGCTATCTGGTGATGATATACTTGTAATAGCACCTAACAAGCTGTTCTTGGATTACATATCAGAAGTTCTTCCTAATTTAGGAGTAGATAAAGTTAAGCAAAAAACCTTTGAGGAAATGTGCTTAGAGATTCTCAATATAAAAAGCAAAGTGTTAACTAAAGATAAAAAACTATCAGAGGTATTGGAATCAAGTGATGAAGAATATAATAAATATATTACTAGAAGCAGTAAGCTTAAAGGTATGATGACTTATAAAATTTTTATGGACAGGTACGTAAGACATCTAGAGAAGAAGGATATAGATGTGCCAGATATAACAGTAGATAGTTACGTACTATTTGAAAGCAAAGAAATAAAAAGATTATACGGCAAGGATATGTCTAATCTTCCAATAAACAAAAGAAAAGATGAAATTAAAAGATATTTTCTTCTTAAATTAACAGAAAAGATAAATAACATAATGGAAAAGATTGACTTTTCATTTGAATATATGATAGCCAGAGCTAAAAAAACCATGGAAGAAGGTCCGGAAAGAAGAAAAAAGCTCATAGAACTCTACGATGAGAGAGATATCAAAAAAGAGTATATTAGAAACAAATCAAAAGAAGCTTTTAATACCTATTTTGATTCCTGGCGAGAAATTAATACAGAGAGGCTTTATATTAATCTCTTTAATGACCATGATTTATTTAACGAAATCAGTGGAGGAAAGGTTCCAGAAAAGCTGATAAAATATATTTTAGATGAACTAAATAACAACAAAGATAAAGGCATAATAGACAGCGATGACTTAGCAGGCATGCTTTATCTTAAATTTAAAATTGAAGGGGTTCCTGACAAGTTCAGGTTTCAGCATATAGTAATAGATGAGGCACAAGATTACAGCCCGTTTCAGTTGTACCTTTTAAAAAGCCTTGTAGGAAACAATTCTTTAACAATAGTAGGGGATATAGGTCAGGGAATATATTATTATAAAGGGATAGAAGATTGGAGCAAGGTAATTAAAGATGTATTTGATGAAGATGCTCTTTATACCCCTCTTACTCAAAGCTATAGGTCAACTGTAGAGATAATTCAGTTTGCAAATAATGTACTTAAAAAACAGCATAATAGTTTAAAGCCAGCAATGCCAGTATTAAGACACGGCAAAGCTCCAGAAATTATAGAGTTTAAGAACAAAGAGGAGTTTGCAAAAAAAGTAGACTTAATTGCTGAAGAAGTTGAAAACTCAGGTAAAAGGAGTATGGCAATTATAGGCCGCACCTACGACGAATGTAAACAAATTAAAGAAATAATGAAAAAATACAGCAAAAGTAAATGGGACTTAATTAAAGACACTGACAAATCTCTTAATCCGGCCAAAATAATTATACCTTCATACATGACAAAAGGATTGGAATTTGATTGCAGTATAATATTTAATTGCAATGATGAGAATTACAAGGATAATGAACTTGACAAGAAACTTTTATATGTAGCTCTAACAAGAGCACTGCATCTTCAATATGTGTTTTATAGCGGTTCACTTTCAAGTATAATATTATAA
- a CDS encoding aspartyl-phosphate phosphatase Spo0E family protein — protein MELNMLLLREKIERLRNLLYNLIGSNKQLTDKTIVDCSQELDKLLTEYERHKNNISPQDAA, from the coding sequence ATGGAGCTTAATATGTTACTATTGAGAGAAAAGATAGAACGGCTTAGAAATTTGTTATATAACCTAATAGGCAGCAACAAGCAACTTACAGATAAAACTATAGTGGATTGCAGCCAGGAGTTGGACAAGCTTCTTACCGAATATGAAAGGCATAAAAATAATATTTCACCTCAGGACGCGGCATAA
- a CDS encoding FprA family A-type flavoprotein: MGSVKLKDNIYWVGVCNPELRVFDIIMETKKGTTYNSYLIVDEKVAVIDTVKDGYYEEFIANIKEVIGERKIDYIVVQHTELDHSGSLARIIKDYPEAVVVGSKAAIMYSKQITNFNFNSQEFKEPVSLGETTLKFISAPNLHWPDTIFTYVEDKNILFTCDFMGCHYCPAGNILDIVGDEYFDEMKYYFDVIMGPFKRFVISALEKIDGLDYNMVAPSHGPVHVDDIEKYQNLYRAWATQDIPKEKQVAILYVSAYGNTERMAKYLSEKLSEIHIKAEAHEITSMRLEGVVDLIERSSGIIMGSPTINQDAVKPVWDVLSLVCAITNRGKAAGAFGSYGWSGESVQMMTDRLKSLKFKTVDQGFRFNFVPNEEDFKNADEFVNKFIELF, encoded by the coding sequence ATGGGAAGTGTAAAACTTAAAGATAATATTTATTGGGTTGGTGTTTGTAATCCAGAGCTAAGAGTATTTGACATAATAATGGAAACAAAAAAAGGGACAACCTATAATTCTTATTTGATAGTTGATGAAAAAGTTGCTGTGATAGATACTGTAAAAGATGGCTACTACGAAGAATTTATAGCAAATATTAAAGAAGTAATAGGTGAAAGAAAGATAGACTATATAGTAGTACAACATACAGAATTAGACCATAGTGGTTCTTTAGCAAGGATAATAAAAGACTATCCTGAGGCTGTAGTAGTAGGATCTAAGGCTGCTATAATGTATAGCAAGCAAATAACAAACTTCAATTTTAACAGTCAAGAATTTAAAGAACCTGTAAGCCTAGGAGAGACTACTCTAAAATTCATATCTGCACCAAATTTACACTGGCCAGACACTATATTTACATATGTAGAAGATAAAAATATACTATTTACCTGTGATTTTATGGGATGCCATTACTGTCCAGCAGGTAATATATTAGATATTGTAGGCGATGAATACTTTGACGAGATGAAATACTACTTTGATGTAATAATGGGGCCATTTAAGAGATTTGTTATAAGCGCTTTAGAAAAGATAGATGGCTTAGATTACAATATGGTTGCACCAAGCCATGGACCAGTGCATGTAGATGATATTGAAAAGTATCAGAATCTTTACAGAGCCTGGGCTACTCAAGATATTCCAAAAGAAAAACAGGTCGCAATCCTATATGTGTCAGCGTATGGAAACACTGAAAGAATGGCTAAGTATTTATCTGAAAAATTAAGCGAAATTCATATAAAAGCAGAAGCGCATGAAATTACATCTATGAGGCTTGAAGGTGTTGTAGATCTAATTGAAAGATCATCAGGTATTATAATGGGATCACCTACAATAAATCAGGATGCTGTTAAACCAGTGTGGGATGTTCTTTCCTTGGTCTGCGCTATTACTAATAGGGGAAAGGCAGCTGGTGCCTTTGGGTCCTATGGTTGGAGTGGTGAAAGCGTTCAAATGATGACTGATAGATTAAAATCTTTAAAATTTAAAACAGTAGATCAAGGTTTTAGGTTTAATTTTGTCCCTAATGAGGAAGACTTTAAAAATGCAGATGAATTTGTTAATAAATTTATTGAACTGTTTTAG
- a CDS encoding DUF1292 domain-containing protein, with protein sequence MDEKMIMSFKDEDGNKVDFEAIAEIYIEEQKYLILAPVEGSEEDAFVFRVDQEEGKEVLNLVEDDEEFLKVNKEYKNLLYNQE encoded by the coding sequence ATGGATGAAAAGATGATAATGTCATTTAAGGATGAAGATGGTAATAAGGTTGACTTTGAAGCTATTGCAGAAATATATATAGAAGAACAAAAGTATCTTATACTCGCACCTGTAGAAGGTAGCGAAGAGGATGCTTTTGTATTCAGAGTTGATCAAGAAGAGGGCAAGGAAGTATTAAATTTAGTTGAGGATGATGAAGAATTTTTAAAGGTTAATAAAGAATACAAGAATTTGCTTTATAATCAGGAATAA
- a CDS encoding FAD-dependent oxidoreductase: MGEVKKIVILGTGYAGVHAAKLLSKKYKKNTNVEITLIGKDPYHTLMTELHEVAGGRVEQDSVQISLKRIFSGRRVNVVLDEVTAIDFEKRTLTSNTEKYSYDYLVLGTGSEPAFFGVPGVKENGFTVWSLEDALRIREHVENMFRKAQKEKDASKRRRMLTFVVAGAGFTGIETVGELLEWKDKLCRNYEIDKKEVSLYVVEALDKILPILNDGLIAKSERYLTKHGVQILKSSPITNVEKESITLKNGKQIETNSLIWTCGVQASKFAANLGLKTARAGRVQTNEYMQSVDYGNVYVVGDNSYIEEEGKGLPQIVETALQTAETAVHNIVADMEKGQKKAHKSNYHGLMVSIGSRYAVASLMGMSMSGFIAMAMKHLVNLHYLFGVAGFNAVWAYITHEFFNIQERRSIIGGHASTKAHAFWLFPLRIFIGIMWLLEGAKKFFGEETWKAATESFGTIKNLFNGIGTDSWLKTGNVKMPFEWLQAAGTSGASAAAEATSGASAAAGAASWPTPIISEMPGFFKAIMKLMIPNADIAVWFQRMVVFMEIGMGLALLAGLFTFLASAASAFMVTNFILSAMAGWEILWYFFGSIALMAGAGRVLGLDYYVMPWLKRWWNNTSIARKTYLFVEHDLTED, encoded by the coding sequence ATGGGAGAGGTCAAAAAGATAGTCATACTCGGAACTGGGTATGCAGGTGTTCATGCTGCAAAGCTATTGAGCAAAAAATACAAGAAGAATACAAATGTAGAAATTACATTAATAGGAAAGGATCCTTATCACACTCTAATGACAGAACTTCATGAAGTTGCTGGTGGAAGAGTTGAACAGGACAGCGTACAAATAAGCCTAAAGAGGATATTTAGTGGAAGAAGAGTAAATGTTGTATTAGATGAAGTTACAGCTATTGACTTTGAAAAGAGAACTCTTACTTCAAACACTGAAAAATATAGCTACGATTACCTTGTTTTAGGTACAGGAAGCGAACCAGCCTTCTTCGGAGTGCCTGGAGTTAAGGAAAATGGATTTACTGTTTGGTCTTTAGAGGATGCTCTAAGAATTAGAGAACATGTAGAAAACATGTTTAGAAAAGCTCAAAAAGAAAAAGATGCTTCAAAAAGAAGACGCATGCTTACATTCGTTGTTGCAGGCGCTGGCTTTACTGGAATCGAAACTGTTGGAGAGCTTCTTGAATGGAAGGATAAGCTTTGCAGAAATTACGAAATAGATAAGAAGGAAGTAAGCTTATATGTTGTAGAAGCATTAGATAAGATTCTTCCAATATTAAACGATGGGCTTATAGCTAAGTCTGAAAGATACTTAACTAAACATGGTGTTCAAATATTAAAGAGCTCACCAATAACAAATGTGGAAAAGGAATCCATAACTTTAAAAAATGGAAAGCAAATTGAAACTAATTCACTAATATGGACATGTGGAGTTCAAGCGAGCAAGTTTGCAGCTAATTTGGGCCTTAAAACTGCTAGAGCAGGAAGAGTTCAAACTAACGAGTACATGCAATCTGTAGACTATGGTAATGTGTATGTAGTTGGAGATAACTCTTATATAGAAGAAGAAGGAAAAGGCCTTCCTCAAATAGTTGAAACTGCACTTCAAACTGCAGAAACAGCTGTTCATAACATAGTAGCTGATATGGAAAAAGGTCAAAAGAAAGCACATAAGTCAAACTACCATGGCCTTATGGTTTCAATTGGAAGCAGGTATGCTGTTGCGAGCTTAATGGGTATGTCTATGTCAGGTTTTATTGCAATGGCTATGAAGCACTTAGTAAATCTTCACTATTTATTTGGGGTTGCAGGTTTTAATGCAGTATGGGCATATATAACTCACGAATTCTTTAACATACAAGAAAGACGTTCCATTATTGGAGGTCATGCTTCAACTAAGGCACATGCTTTCTGGCTGTTCCCACTAAGAATATTTATAGGTATTATGTGGCTATTAGAAGGTGCTAAGAAATTCTTTGGTGAAGAAACTTGGAAGGCAGCTACTGAAAGCTTTGGTACTATAAAGAATTTATTTAATGGTATTGGTACTGACAGTTGGTTAAAAACCGGAAATGTAAAGATGCCTTTTGAATGGTTACAAGCTGCCGGAACTTCAGGAGCTTCAGCTGCTGCAGAAGCAACAAGTGGAGCTTCAGCTGCTGCTGGTGCAGCATCATGGCCAACTCCAATAATTAGTGAAATGCCTGGTTTCTTTAAGGCTATCATGAAACTTATGATTCCGAATGCTGATATAGCAGTTTGGTTCCAAAGAATGGTTGTATTTATGGAAATAGGAATGGGATTAGCTTTACTAGCTGGCCTATTTACTTTCCTTGCTAGTGCTGCTTCTGCATTTATGGTAACTAACTTTATATTATCAGCTATGGCTGGATGGGAAATTTTATGGTACTTCTTCGGTTCAATAGCTTTAATGGCTGGAGCTGGAAGAGTTCTTGGTCTTGACTATTATGTCATGCCATGGCTAAAAAGATGGTGGAATAATACATCAATAGCTAGAAAAACTTACTTGTTTGTTGAACATGATTTAACAGAGGACTAA
- a CDS encoding NusG domain II-containing protein gives MKLKPLDFVVIVVLVFIALGSSAVAFINSHKSYNTKYVEIEVKGKLFKRLPLDNSRNEKIQIETDLGSNIVEITNGKVRISDADCPDKICIQDGSISKPGDILVCLPHKVVVNIKGQNSETDALSF, from the coding sequence ATGAAACTAAAACCATTGGATTTTGTTGTAATAGTAGTTTTAGTATTTATAGCATTGGGTTCCTCAGCGGTTGCATTTATCAACTCTCATAAATCCTACAATACTAAATATGTAGAAATTGAAGTTAAAGGGAAGCTTTTCAAAAGGCTTCCCTTAGATAATAGCCGTAATGAGAAAATCCAGATTGAAACAGATTTAGGCAGTAACATTGTAGAAATTACAAATGGTAAAGTCAGGATCTCTGATGCGGATTGTCCTGATAAAATTTGTATCCAGGATGGTTCTATAAGTAAGCCTGGTGATATATTGGTATGTCTTCCCCATAAGGTTGTTGTAAATATTAAAGGACAAAATTCAGAAACTGATGCATTGTCATTTTAA